In the genome of Methylomagnum ishizawai, the window GAGGTCTTGAGCGCCCGGATTCCGGGCCGCAGGAAAGGCCGCCGGTGTTCGGCTAGGGCGAGCCCGAACAAAGACAGGATGACCAGCAAGGCGAGGAGATCGTCATTCACTCCGGCGGTGACGGCACGGACGAAGGGGTCGGCGATGAGGTTTAATGAGGAATCCGACATGGTGGCACTCCTTATCGATAACCGCTTTGCGCCAGTAAGACCGCGCCGGATGGTTTTGGTTCGGAACCAAATAGCCGGGTTTCCGCTCCAAGCTATCGCAACCAGCTTGGAGCGGAGCCTATAGCGGGCGGTATCAGCGGGCGCAATAGAATACCTGGGATTTTATATATGCCGCATGATAGGGATTTCTTGCCCCTGTGAAATCCTATCGTTGATTCATGAAACCCAAAATAGGCTGGAGTACAAGCTTGAGTTTGTACGGACCCATCCAAGCCCGCGCTCCAGACCCGCCGCATGGCCGGGTCGCCAAGAATAACGGATCAAGGCGGAATTTCCATGCGACACCCTTCGCCAACCCAAATCGCCCATCTCAAGCTCGCCCTGTTCATAGCCTGCCTGATTCCCGGTGCCCGCTTGCTCGCCGCCGCCGTCCTCGCTGTGTTCGGCCCGGACCCGGTGGCGGACATCACCCATACCACCGGGATTTGGTCCCTCAACCTGCTGATGGCGACGCTGGCCGTGACGCCTTTGCGGCGGCTACTGGGCTGGAATTGGCTGATGCGCCTGCGTAGGACGTTGGCTTTATATGCTTTCTTCTATGCCTGTCTGCACGTCCTGGCCTATTTGATATTCGACCAGTTTTTCGACTGGCGGGAAATCCTCAAGGATATCGCTTTCCGTCCTTATATCGCGGCGGGCTGCCTGGCCTTCGTGTTGATGATTCCCCTGGCGCTAACCTCCACCCATACCATGATGAAACGGATGGGCGGGCGCAATTGGAAGCTCTTGCACCGCCTGACCTATGGAATCGCGATAGCGGCGGTATTCCATTATCTGTGGCTGGTCAAACGCGATATTACCGTGCCCGCCTATTATATTTTGGCATTGCTCGGCCTATTCTGGGCCAGATGGACCGGAACCTCTCTGAATCCCGCCAGTTATCCAGTCGACCCCGGACCGGGATTGGCCAGCCGCGCCGCCGCCAGGACCAAAACCGGGGCCAGGATATAGCTGCCGGTCACCGCCTGGAGTTGGACGCGGGCCGCGTCCAAACCGGGCTGGCCGCTATACGCCACCCACCACGTCACCCCCAGTTGGAACAGCACGATCCCGGCCCAGAAGCAGGGCGCGAACCCGCCGAGGCCGGGCCACGCCGTGGCATCGGGCGGGGGATGGCCGCGCCGGGCCAGCGCCGCATCGAGCCGTTGGTTGATGGCGATGGTGGTGGCGGCCACCACGAACCAGCCGCAATAGTTGGCGAAGGTCACGCCGAAATGGATGCCGGGGTCGGGGTAATGGTAGATGTCGCCAAGGAACCAATATTTGCCCAGGTTGGCGATGGGATCGACGACCAAGTCCACCACAGTCATCAGGAACGAACCCAGCAGCAGCGCGGCCCAGGAGCCCCGGACCTGGGGCGGGGTGGCGCGGCGCACATCCAGCCCGCGCACCGACAAGGGCGAGAGGAAGAACTGCGCGAACGAGAAGCTGACATAGCTCAGGAAGGAAAACGACAGCGTGTCGAAGAATGGCACGCCCAAGACCACCAGATCGTTCTGGAGCGCGTCGTAGTGGTAGACGTAGACCCCGAAAGGAATACCGTGGTTGATGCTGCCCCATTCGGCGGCGAGGGCCACGAGGTAGCTGGTGACGACCCAGAACGCGGTGCGCCGCCCGCCCTGTTCCAGCCAGGACAGGGCCAGGAAGAAGACCAGGAAGGCGGTGACATAGGGACGGTGGACGAAGGACCAAAGGAGTTGTTCGGCGGGCAAGGGAGGTTCCTGTGGGTTGATGGCGCAGAAGCGGCAGAGTATCGCCAAAACCCAGGCATCCTGGGAATCCTCCGCAGCGCACGAGCAGCGCCGGACCAACCCGCCCGCCGCCCAAACAAAAAGCCCGCCCCCCGTGAGGGGGACGGGCTTTGTTATCGGCCCGGAAGGACGGTCGGTTTAGAAGCTCAACCAGCCCGAACCGAAGGCACTGGCGAATACCAAGCTCACGATGCTCATCAGCTTGATGAGGATGTTGAGCGAGGGACCGGAGGTGTCCTTGAAGGGATCGCCCACGGTGTCGCCCACCACGGCGGCCTTATGGGCGTCGGAGCCCTTGCCACCGTACTGCCCGGTTTCGATCCACTTCTTGGCGTTGTCCCAAGCGCCGCCGGCGTTCGCCATCATCACAGCCAGCAGGAAGCCGGACGCGGTGGTGCCGATCAACAGGCCGGCCAAGGCTTCCTTGCCCAGCACGAAACCGACAATCAAAGGCACCACCACAGCCATGGTGCCGGGGATCATCATTTCCTTCAGGGCGCCTTCGGTGGAGATGCCCACGCAAGCGGCGTAGTCGGGCTTGCCGGTGCCTTCCATCAGGCCGGGGATTTCCTGGAACTGGCGGCGCACTTCCAACACGATGTTATAAGCGGCCTTGCCCACCGCGCTCATGGTCATGGCGGAGAACAAGAACGGCAGCATCGCGCCGATCAGGATACCGGGCAGCATGGTCGGGGCCAGGATGCTCAGGGAATCGATCTTGGCGGCGGTGATGTAAGCGCCCAACAAGGCCAGCGCGGTCAGCACGGCGGAACCGATGGCGAAACCCTTGCCGGTGGCGGCGGTGGTGTTGCCCAGGCTGTCCAGGGCGTCGGTGCGCTGACGGACCTCTTCCGGCAGATGGCTCATCTCGGCGATGCCACCGGCGTTGTCGGCGACCGGGCCATAGGCGTCGGTGGCCAGGGTCACGCCCAGGGTGCTGAGCATGCCCACGCCGGCCAAGGCCACGGCGTAGAGACCCGCGGTGATCGACCCATCGGCCTTATGGCCCAGCCAGATGCTGACCAGGATCGCCACGGCGGTGATGAGGACCGGGAACACGGTGCTCATCATGCCCACGGCGGTGCCCTGGATGATGGTGGTGGCCGGGCCGGTCTGGCAGGCTTCGGCAATCGACTTGACCGGCTTCTCGGTGTACGAGGTGTAATACTCGGTCACGTAAGCGATGCCGTTGCCCGCGACCAGGCCGACCAGGATCACGAACCAATAGTTGAGGCTCACGCCGGTCAGCAACACGGCAAGCAGCGAAAACACAACGATCAAGGCCGAAGCACCCCACACCGAACGGCGCAGCGCGTCCAACAAGGCTTGCAGGGAAGCGGTTTCGTCGATCTGGGTGACGAACTTATTAAAGAGGACCAGGACCGGGTTGGTGCTTTGGCGGATTTTCCAATTATCCTCGGCGGTCACCATGTAGATACCGTAGAGGGAAGCCAACACGCCCACCGCGCCGATCAAGAACGGCAAGCCGATGAAGGCCAGCGAATTCGCGCCCAAGGAAGCGCCCAAGGCCGCGGCGGCGATGATGGAGGAGCTATAGGACTCAAACAAATCCGCGCCCATACCGGCCACGTCACCCACGTTGTCGCCCACGTTGTCGGCGATCACGGCGGGGTTGCGGGGGTCATCCTCGGGGATGCCCTTCTCGACCTTGCCCACCAAATCCGCGCCCACGTCGGCGGCCTTAGTGTAGATGCCGCCGCCGACACGGGCGAACAGCGCGATAGAACTGGCGCCGAAGCCGAAGCCGGTGACATAGGTCAGCTGCTCGGGGCTGCCGCTGAAGATGAGGAAAAGGATGGTCATGCCCAGCAGCGAGAAACTCACCACCGACATGCCCATGATCGCGCCCGAACCGAAAGCGACGCGCAAACCTTGGTGCAAGCCATGGCTGGCGGCGGCGGCGGTACGCACATTGGAGCGGACGGCCACGTACATGCCGAGATAGCCAGCCCCGGCGGAAGCGACCGCGCCCACCACGAAGCACACGGCGGTCTGCCACGCCAGGAAAGCGGCGATGATGGCGGCGACGATGGCGACGAAGATGGCCAACACACGGTATTCGCGGCTCAGGAACGCGGACGCGCCTTCCTGGATAGCGGCGGCGATACTCCGCATGGTCTCATTGCCCTCATCACAGGACAGTACCCGCTTGAGCTGCCATTTGACATAGACGATACCGGCGATACCCATCAATAATGCGATGATTACCGACGCATTTGCTTGTAACACGATAATTTCCTCCTCTCTCTTCTCTGTCAGTGGGTTTCCAAATTTCTTATTGCTTGCTTGGCTTGGTATGCCGGCTTTTTCCGATGAACCGGCGGATTGGCGGGGATGTTTCCCTGTTCGGCTGCCCGGTTCCTATGCGTCGCTTTGTCAAGAGCGGCTGCACGCGGATTGGATTGATTGTCCGTTTCCATGGCGGCGCAAACCGCGGTGCAGGGTACTGAAAATTCGGTGCAACCACAATAAAAATCGGCGTTGTCGTCGGCCAAGCCCGCGCTCAAGGCCGGAACCGGGCCGGTGCCATCCCCGCCCCATGAAACGGGCATACAACAACTCCCCGGAATGCCGCTAACCTAGTATCGGAAGCCCACCACCGCCCCGCC includes:
- a CDS encoding sulfite oxidase heme-binding subunit YedZ; this encodes MRHPSPTQIAHLKLALFIACLIPGARLLAAAVLAVFGPDPVADITHTTGIWSLNLLMATLAVTPLRRLLGWNWLMRLRRTLALYAFFYACLHVLAYLIFDQFFDWREILKDIAFRPYIAAGCLAFVLMIPLALTSTHTMMKRMGGRNWKLLHRLTYGIAIAAVFHYLWLVKRDITVPAYYILALLGLFWARWTGTSLNPASYPVDPGPGLASRAAARTKTGARI
- a CDS encoding carotenoid biosynthesis protein, encoding MAILCRFCAINPQEPPLPAEQLLWSFVHRPYVTAFLVFFLALSWLEQGGRRTAFWVVTSYLVALAAEWGSINHGIPFGVYVYHYDALQNDLVVLGVPFFDTLSFSFLSYVSFSFAQFFLSPLSVRGLDVRRATPPQVRGSWAALLLGSFLMTVVDLVVDPIANLGKYWFLGDIYHYPDPGIHFGVTFANYCGWFVVAATTIAINQRLDAALARRGHPPPDATAWPGLGGFAPCFWAGIVLFQLGVTWWVAYSGQPGLDAARVQLQAVTGSYILAPVLVLAAARLANPGPGSTG
- a CDS encoding sodium-translocating pyrophosphatase; the protein is MGIAGIVYVKWQLKRVLSCDEGNETMRSIAAAIQEGASAFLSREYRVLAIFVAIVAAIIAAFLAWQTAVCFVVGAVASAGAGYLGMYVAVRSNVRTAAAASHGLHQGLRVAFGSGAIMGMSVVSFSLLGMTILFLIFSGSPEQLTYVTGFGFGASSIALFARVGGGIYTKAADVGADLVGKVEKGIPEDDPRNPAVIADNVGDNVGDVAGMGADLFESYSSSIIAAAALGASLGANSLAFIGLPFLIGAVGVLASLYGIYMVTAEDNWKIRQSTNPVLVLFNKFVTQIDETASLQALLDALRRSVWGASALIVVFSLLAVLLTGVSLNYWFVILVGLVAGNGIAYVTEYYTSYTEKPVKSIAEACQTGPATTIIQGTAVGMMSTVFPVLITAVAILVSIWLGHKADGSITAGLYAVALAGVGMLSTLGVTLATDAYGPVADNAGGIAEMSHLPEEVRQRTDALDSLGNTTAATGKGFAIGSAVLTALALLGAYITAAKIDSLSILAPTMLPGILIGAMLPFLFSAMTMSAVGKAAYNIVLEVRRQFQEIPGLMEGTGKPDYAACVGISTEGALKEMMIPGTMAVVVPLIVGFVLGKEALAGLLIGTTASGFLLAVMMANAGGAWDNAKKWIETGQYGGKGSDAHKAAVVGDTVGDPFKDTSGPSLNILIKLMSIVSLVFASAFGSGWLSF